ATGCTTTGGACGGACTGCTTAAATCGCCTGCGACAAGAGCTCTCTGGAAATGTCTTTACAATGTGGATTCGCCCATTGGTTGCAGAAGAGCTGGAAGACAGCTTGCGTTTGTATGCACCTAATCCTTACTGGACGCGTTACATTCAAGAACATCATCTGGAACTGATCACGATTCTGGCAGAGCAATTGTCTGAAGGACGGGTACGCAAGGTCGAAATTTTAGTGGATTCACGTCCAGGGGCAATTTTATCTGCCAGTGAACAACCGGCGACCACGACTGCGGCATTAACCTCGACACCGATGCCGGTGCCGAAACCGAAGAAAGAAAAAGAAGACAGCGGCAAAAATAGCCGTAGACGTCAGTTGAATCCATTGTTTACCTTCTCGTTGTTTGTAGAAGGTCGATCTAACCAGATGGCGGCAGAAACCTGTCGCAAGGTATTGACCCAGCTGGGGGCTTCACAGCACAACCCCTTATTTTTATATGGTCCGACGGGTCTGGGTAAAACCCATTTGATGCAGGCCGTGGGCAATGCATTGTTGCAGGCAAAACCGAATGCACGTGTCATGTACATGACCGCAGAAAGTTTTGTGCAGGACTTTGTCAGCTCGTTGCAACAGGGCAAAGTCGAAGAGTTTAAGAAAAATTGCCGTTCTCTGGATTTATTACTGGTCGATGATATTCACTTGCTGGCCGGTAAAGAGGCCAGTCTGGTCGAGTTTTTCTACACCTTTAACGCACTGCTGGATGAGTCCAAACAGATTATTCTGACTTCAGATCGTTATCCTAAAGAGCTAACCGAACTGGATCCACGTCTGGTTTCACGTTTTTCCTGGGGGTTGTCGGTCGGAGTTGAACCACCAGATATTGAAACCCGAATTGAAATTCTGCTGAAAAAAGCAGAAAGCAACCAGGTTGATTTACCACGTAACTGTGCGCTGTTTATTGCCCAGCAGGTGGTGGCTAACGTGCGTGAGCTGGAAGGTGCGCTGAACAAAGTGGTGGCGATTTCACGTTTTAAAGGCACACCAATTGATCTGGATGTGGTGCGTGAATCTTTAAAAGATGTGCTGGCGATTCGTGCCCGTACTATCAGTACTGAAAATATTCAGCGTGTCGTGAGTGAGTATTTCCGGATTCCGCTGAAAGAACTGGTCGGTCCAAAACGCACCCGGATTTATGCCCGCCCACGTCAACTGGCGATGGGGCTGGCACGTGAATTAACAGGCGACAGTTTTCCGGAAATTGGCATGGCTTTTGGGGGGCGTGATCACAGTACCGTGATGCATGCCTGCGAGAAAGTACAGAGTCTGCGTGAAGAAGATCCGATCTTTAACGAAGACTATAAAAACTTGCAACGTCTGTTGCAAAGTTGACCTAAATCGCTCAAATTCTATTCTTGCTATGCGGCTGCTTTTGCCGCATAGTAAACCGTCAAAAAAATCACTTTTTCTATATTAATCTTCAGCTTTAGAGGAATGCACCGTGCGTTTAAAAATCGCGAAAGAAAGCTTACTGAATGTTCTCTCACATGTCGTAGGAGCGGTTGAACGTCGCCATACCTTGAATATCTTGTCTAACCTGAAAATTCAGGTGACTGCGCAAGCATTGACCGTGACCGGTTCCGATCTGGAAGTTGAACTGGTGGCGAGTACAGCACTGGCTGAAGGTGCATGTTTGCAGGAAGGCGAGACCACAGTTCCTGCACGTAAGCTGATTGATATCTGTAAGTCACTTCCTTCAGCAGCATTGGTGGATTTGCATATCACTGAAGATCAGCGCTGCATCCTTAAATCAGGCAACAGCCGTTTTGTACTGGGGACATTGCCTGCTGATGATTATCCATTGCTGAACACTGAAAACACCCAAGGCACGCAAGTAACGGTGACACAGCGTGAGCTAAAACGCCTGTTCGAAAAAACTGCTTTTGCCATGGCGGTTCAGGATGTACGTTTTTACCTGACCGGTACCTTGCTGGAAATTGATGCCAATCAGCTACGTGCTGTGACCACCGATGGCCACCGTCTGGCACTGTGTGAAACAGCGGCACAATCCACTGCAGCACAACCGATTCAGGCGATTGTGCCACGTAAGGCCGTTGCAGAATTACAGCGCCTGCTCAGCGTTGAAGATGAGCAATTATCTCTATTGATTGGTCGTGAACTGCTCAATGTGACCATCAATATGCCAAGCCGTGACAAGGAACAGGCGAACATTACCGTGCGTTTCACCACTAAATTGATTGATGGTAAATTTCCGGATTATCGCCGTGTGATTCCACGTGGTGGCGACAAAGTGGTGATGATCGCACATGACGTGTTCAAGCAGTCTTTGCAACGTGTGGCGATTTTAAGTAATGAAAAACTTCGTGGTGTGTTTCTAAACTTTAATGCCGATTCTTTGCAACTTCGCGCCAATAACCCGGAGCAGGATGAAGCGATTGAAGATCTGGCGATTCAATATGCTGATTCACCGCTAGAAATGTCATTTAATGCGCAGTATCTGATTGAAGTACTCGGTGTGCTGGATGGCGATGATGTGTCAATGACCATGACTGAAGCGAATCAGTCTGTCTTGGTACAAGACCCGGCGCATACGGATCAAACCTATGTCGTCATGCCGATGCGTGTTTAAGCCGCGGCTCTTGATATTTATATAAGACATGCATATTACGCGTTTACATATTGAGCGTGTGCGGAATTTAAAGACGGTTGCTCTCCACGGATTGCAGCCGTTTAATGTTTTTTATGGCCAAAATGGTTCAGGTAAAACCTCGATTTTAGAGGCGATTCATTTACTTGCTGCTGGTCGTTCTTTCCGTACCCATATTCCCAAAAATTATATCCAGCATGGCGCACAGGATGCGATTGTGTTTGCACAATCTGCGACTGAAAAAATAGGCATGCAAAAAATGGCCAGCGGGGAACAGTTGATCAAGGTCAATGGCGATCTAGTGGCAACTCAGGGACAACTGGCCAAACTGTTACCCTTGCAACTGATTGATCCACAAAGTACCGATATCATCGATCATGGTGCCAAACCACGACGTCAATTGCTCGACTGGTTAATGTTCCACGTGGAACCAGAGTTTTATCATGCCTGGCAATATTATTCTCGTGCGCTGAAACAGCGAAATAGTCTGCTCAAAAGCAAACGCTTTCTCAGTCTGTCTGATCTGGAACCGTGGAACCAGATGCTGAGTGAATATGGTGAAATCCTGCACTCGCAACGTGTCGGGATTGTGGAACAATGGAAGCCCTTTTTTGAAGATGACCTGAAACAGTTATTACCTGATTTGCAAGTCAGTCTGGAATACAGTCCGGGCTTTCACAGTGAAACTGGCCTGCTGAATGATCTGACCAACCAGCATGAAAAAGACTGTGAGCGACGCTATACCGAATATGGTCCACATCGCGCGGATTTGCGTTTAAAGACCCCGATGGGGGATGCCGACGTGATCCTGTCGCGGGGTCAGAAAAAGCTGCTGATGATCGCAC
The nucleotide sequence above comes from Acinetobacter lwoffii. Encoded proteins:
- the recF gene encoding DNA replication/repair protein RecF (All proteins in this family for which functions are known are DNA-binding proteins that assist the filamentation of RecA onto DNA for the initiation of recombination or recombinational repair.) encodes the protein MHITRLHIERVRNLKTVALHGLQPFNVFYGQNGSGKTSILEAIHLLAAGRSFRTHIPKNYIQHGAQDAIVFAQSATEKIGMQKMASGEQLIKVNGDLVATQGQLAKLLPLQLIDPQSTDIIDHGAKPRRQLLDWLMFHVEPEFYHAWQYYSRALKQRNSLLKSKRFLSLSDLEPWNQMLSEYGEILHSQRVGIVEQWKPFFEDDLKQLLPDLQVSLEYSPGFHSETGLLNDLTNQHEKDCERRYTEYGPHRADLRLKTPMGDADVILSRGQKKLLMIALKLSQIAMLHSCNKETVVLLDDVTAELDLTAQQRLIERLSQLGSQVFITTLDHESVQKHLHDLSISYQLFSVENGTVQVVQ
- the dnaA gene encoding chromosomal replication initiator protein DnaA, which gives rise to MLWTDCLNRLRQELSGNVFTMWIRPLVAEELEDSLRLYAPNPYWTRYIQEHHLELITILAEQLSEGRVRKVEILVDSRPGAILSASEQPATTTAALTSTPMPVPKPKKEKEDSGKNSRRRQLNPLFTFSLFVEGRSNQMAAETCRKVLTQLGASQHNPLFLYGPTGLGKTHLMQAVGNALLQAKPNARVMYMTAESFVQDFVSSLQQGKVEEFKKNCRSLDLLLVDDIHLLAGKEASLVEFFYTFNALLDESKQIILTSDRYPKELTELDPRLVSRFSWGLSVGVEPPDIETRIEILLKKAESNQVDLPRNCALFIAQQVVANVRELEGALNKVVAISRFKGTPIDLDVVRESLKDVLAIRARTISTENIQRVVSEYFRIPLKELVGPKRTRIYARPRQLAMGLARELTGDSFPEIGMAFGGRDHSTVMHACEKVQSLREEDPIFNEDYKNLQRLLQS
- the dnaN gene encoding DNA polymerase III subunit beta, with the protein product MRLKIAKESLLNVLSHVVGAVERRHTLNILSNLKIQVTAQALTVTGSDLEVELVASTALAEGACLQEGETTVPARKLIDICKSLPSAALVDLHITEDQRCILKSGNSRFVLGTLPADDYPLLNTENTQGTQVTVTQRELKRLFEKTAFAMAVQDVRFYLTGTLLEIDANQLRAVTTDGHRLALCETAAQSTAAQPIQAIVPRKAVAELQRLLSVEDEQLSLLIGRELLNVTINMPSRDKEQANITVRFTTKLIDGKFPDYRRVIPRGGDKVVMIAHDVFKQSLQRVAILSNEKLRGVFLNFNADSLQLRANNPEQDEAIEDLAIQYADSPLEMSFNAQYLIEVLGVLDGDDVSMTMTEANQSVLVQDPAHTDQTYVVMPMRV